Below is a window of Dethiosulfovibrio faecalis DNA.
GCTGGGAAAGAAGAAGGAGCAGCTCTCCTGACGGGCCACCTCCAGGGCGTTGTAGAGACCGTTCATGTTGACCGACCAGGCCAGCTGGGGGTTCTTTTCCGCGTTTGCCGAGAGTATTCCGGCCAGATGAAGCACCGTGTCGGCCCTGTGTCTCTTCACCAGTTCGGTCAGCTTGGTCCCGTCCGTCACGTCCAGGAGCTCGAAAGGCCCCTCGCCAAGTCGTTCCGATCCCTCTTCCTTCACGTCCGTAGCCAATACGCAGTCGCTGCCGTATTCCTTCCTTAGGCGGCGGATGAGCTCCGTCCCTATCTGTCCCAGTCCTCCGGTTACCACTATTCGTTTCATAGGAAAAACCCCCTCAGTTAGGTTCGAAAATTGATCTAATCGACAACCCAGTTCATTATATGCATTCCGTGGCTGCATAACAAGAAAAAAGAGAGAGGGAATATCCCTCTCTCCTAAAAACAAACCAAGTTAGGCCTGAGCCCACCATTCCTTGAACGCCGCTTCCGCCGAATCGACGAAACCAGCGCATTCGTCGGTTATATCGTCGCTAAAATCGAAGGAAACGCCGGTCACAGATATCAAAAGGGTCTTCGGCTTCCTATAACCGAGATCGTCCATAAGGGACAACAACCAACTCGGCCCCATGGAGTGTATGTTCAACCCCTCCAAAGATGGGTCCGGTACTATCTCG
It encodes the following:
- a CDS encoding NAD-dependent epimerase/dehydratase family protein codes for the protein MKRIVVTGGLGQIGTELIRRLRKEYGSDCVLATDVKEEGSERLGEGPFELLDVTDGTKLTELVKRHRADTVLHLAGILSANAEKNPQLAWSVNMNGLYNALEVARQESCSFFFPS